The following coding sequences lie in one Chelatococcus sp. YT9 genomic window:
- a CDS encoding iron ABC transporter permease, translating to MHGRAALPARAKETGAARQGLAGRLVSLRTLALLIAALLGALIIYPIGTMILRAFFAPTAVGDEGIIKALADTGFMPVLVNTLVVVGLSGTLALVVGATFAWLNERTDASTGWIGGLLPLVPLLVPQIAGVAGWVMLLAPQAGIVNGLLRDGLAFIGLPMRTGPVNIYSFGGFVAIMALYMVPYVYLTVSAALQNLDPHLEEASRLCRAGAFTTLRRVTLPAIRPALMASVLLLIMMGFAIFSVPVVIGSGAHIELLSVKIYRLIYTYPPRTDLAILLGLFLTFVVQSALLLQAWVASLNRAATIGGKGLRAATTKLGPWRFVARAVMIIYLLAAAVLPVVGLAIVSLQPFWSARINFSVLDFQNYVTVLVENDITRRALFNSVVLGIVGGTIGMLIAAILVVTAKSERRWFGRAVDVITATPAGIPHVVIGVGFVLCFSSGWLNLSGGFLILILAYLVMNMPQAMRSAAAAVDQVGRELLEASQVFRASQGRTFRRILLPLMLPSLGAGWIILFVQMSGELTASALLAGTTNPVVGQVILDFWQNGSFPQIAALAMTMTLINAVVVVAALRLARGRAR from the coding sequence ATGCACGGACGCGCAGCCCTTCCCGCCCGTGCCAAGGAAACCGGCGCCGCCCGGCAAGGCCTGGCTGGCCGCTTGGTTTCGCTCCGCACCCTCGCTCTGCTCATTGCCGCGTTGCTGGGTGCTTTGATCATCTACCCTATCGGCACGATGATTCTGCGCGCATTTTTCGCGCCGACGGCCGTTGGCGACGAAGGGATCATCAAGGCGCTGGCGGATACCGGCTTCATGCCGGTGCTCGTCAATACGCTCGTGGTTGTGGGACTCAGCGGGACGCTTGCGCTCGTCGTCGGCGCGACCTTCGCCTGGCTGAATGAGCGAACCGACGCCTCCACGGGCTGGATCGGCGGGTTGCTGCCGCTGGTGCCGTTGCTCGTGCCGCAAATCGCAGGCGTGGCAGGCTGGGTCATGCTGCTGGCGCCGCAGGCGGGCATCGTCAATGGCCTGCTTCGGGACGGCCTCGCTTTTATCGGCCTGCCGATGCGGACCGGGCCGGTCAATATCTATTCCTTCGGCGGCTTTGTCGCGATCATGGCGCTTTACATGGTGCCCTACGTCTATCTGACAGTATCGGCGGCACTGCAGAACCTTGATCCGCACCTCGAGGAAGCCTCGCGCCTGTGCCGCGCCGGCGCCTTCACGACCCTGCGGCGCGTGACGCTGCCGGCCATCCGACCGGCTTTGATGGCGTCCGTGCTGCTCCTTATCATGATGGGTTTCGCAATCTTCTCCGTGCCGGTCGTGATCGGCTCCGGTGCCCACATCGAACTGCTGTCGGTCAAGATCTACCGGCTGATCTACACCTATCCGCCGCGCACGGATCTCGCGATTTTACTGGGGCTGTTCCTGACCTTCGTGGTGCAATCCGCCCTGCTCCTCCAGGCCTGGGTTGCGAGCCTGAACCGCGCCGCCACGATCGGCGGCAAGGGCTTGCGCGCGGCGACGACCAAGCTCGGCCCCTGGCGGTTCGTGGCGCGGGCCGTCATGATCATCTATCTGCTGGCCGCCGCCGTGCTGCCCGTCGTCGGCCTCGCCATCGTGTCGCTGCAACCCTTCTGGTCGGCGCGCATCAACTTTTCGGTGCTCGACTTCCAGAACTATGTGACCGTTCTCGTTGAGAACGACATCACCCGCCGGGCGCTGTTCAACAGCGTGGTGCTCGGCATCGTCGGCGGCACCATCGGCATGCTCATCGCGGCGATCCTGGTCGTCACCGCGAAATCCGAGCGTCGCTGGTTCGGTCGCGCCGTGGACGTCATCACCGCGACGCCAGCCGGCATCCCGCATGTCGTCATCGGTGTCGGCTTCGTGCTCTGCTTCTCCAGCGGCTGGCTCAATCTGAGCGGCGGCTTCCTGATCCTCATCCTTGCCTATCTCGTGATGAACATGCCGCAGGCCATGCGCTCGGCCGCGGCGGCCGTCGACCAGGTCGGGCGCGAGCTTCTCGAGGCCTCGCAGGTCTTCCGCGCCTCCCAGGGCCGCACCTTCCGCCGCATCCTGCTGCCCTTGATGCTGCCGAGCCTTGGCGCCGGCTGGATTATTCTGTTCGTGCAGATGTCCGGCGAGCTCACAGCTTCCGCTCTCCTCGCCGGCACGACCAATCCCGTTGTCGGGCAGGTCATTCTCGACTTCTGGCAGAACGGATCCTTCCCGCAGATCGCCGCGCTCGCGATGACCATGACGCTGATCAATGCCGTGGTCGTTGTCGCGGCGTTGCGTCTCGCTCGCGGAAGAGCACGCTAG
- a CDS encoding extracellular solute-binding protein, giving the protein MTRRNLLQGTAALGALALAGVRPAFAQAPEDTKALYEAAKQEGALTYYATAQAPITKRVTDRFSELYPGIKINVLRLATGQMAQRFASEMQAGNIVADVIQMADPLAFEDAAKAGWLAKPGDLPAWSAFPKDYLTEHWALIGISPHTIVSNTDLVDEKDYPKDWKAMLDPRWKGQVILSDPRNNMEVADWAYTMFEAYGPEFLTGLKNQQPRFVESILPGIQMLAAGEAMILAPALHQATMLMIEKKAPVIDFSPAMTSGQETMMAVVAKAPHPNAARLMANFLLTRDGQERYCRDIAASALPDIPGALTLSPQYQRGRYRQAAAKRAELAALLGLS; this is encoded by the coding sequence ATGACCCGCCGTAATCTTCTGCAAGGCACTGCCGCATTGGGCGCCCTCGCCCTTGCGGGCGTGCGCCCGGCATTCGCGCAGGCGCCGGAGGATACAAAGGCGCTTTACGAAGCCGCCAAGCAGGAAGGCGCGCTGACCTATTACGCGACCGCCCAGGCACCGATCACGAAACGCGTCACGGATCGGTTCTCGGAGCTCTATCCCGGCATCAAGATCAACGTGTTGCGCCTGGCGACCGGCCAGATGGCACAGCGCTTCGCCAGCGAGATGCAGGCGGGCAACATTGTCGCCGACGTTATCCAGATGGCCGACCCCCTGGCCTTCGAGGATGCCGCCAAGGCCGGCTGGCTCGCCAAGCCCGGCGATCTTCCGGCATGGTCGGCCTTTCCCAAGGACTATCTCACCGAACATTGGGCACTCATAGGGATCTCCCCTCACACCATCGTGTCGAACACCGATCTCGTGGATGAGAAGGATTATCCTAAGGACTGGAAGGCGATGCTCGACCCGCGCTGGAAGGGGCAGGTTATCCTAAGCGATCCGCGCAACAATATGGAAGTCGCCGACTGGGCCTATACCATGTTCGAGGCGTACGGCCCGGAGTTCCTCACCGGGCTCAAGAACCAGCAGCCGCGCTTTGTGGAATCCATCCTGCCTGGCATCCAGATGCTGGCTGCCGGCGAGGCGATGATCCTGGCGCCGGCGCTGCACCAGGCCACTATGCTGATGATCGAGAAGAAGGCGCCGGTCATCGACTTCTCCCCGGCTATGACCAGCGGTCAGGAAACGATGATGGCTGTCGTGGCCAAGGCTCCGCATCCCAATGCGGCCCGCCTCATGGCCAACTTCCTGCTGACCCGGGACGGCCAGGAGCGCTATTGCCGCGATATCGCGGCATCTGCCCTACCGGACATTCCGGGCGCCCTGACCCTCTCTCCGCAGTATCAGCGCGGCCGTTATCGTCAGGCTGCCGCCAAGCGTGCGGAACTCGCCGCTTTGCTTGGGCTGTCGTAG
- a CDS encoding LysR substrate-binding domain-containing protein, with protein sequence MRIAGPEGFLCAYLAPRLAPLRERNPGLNVQLVTMPHLMSVSKREFDIAVTVGQVLKGRAVTRKLCDYSLGLFASEDYLRSHPPIRGVHELVDHPLIGYVDDLIVMPDLNYLGEIAPELRATIQATSLMAQREMAVAGLGLCVLPFFMARENPALRPVLPDAIRRDRSYWLVAHAETRELAAHRAVIDFVTQLATGPAWNSFNGGKGKPTPQ encoded by the coding sequence GTGCGGATTGCCGGGCCGGAAGGCTTCCTCTGTGCTTATCTCGCCCCGCGCCTAGCACCGTTGCGCGAGAGAAATCCCGGTTTGAATGTGCAGCTCGTTACGATGCCCCATCTGATGTCGGTGTCGAAACGCGAGTTCGATATCGCCGTCACTGTCGGTCAGGTGCTGAAAGGGAGGGCAGTCACGCGCAAACTCTGCGATTATTCGCTTGGCCTGTTCGCTTCCGAGGACTACCTGCGTTCGCACCCGCCGATCCGCGGCGTTCACGAACTCGTTGACCATCCGTTGATTGGCTATGTGGATGATCTCATCGTCATGCCGGATCTGAACTATCTCGGAGAGATCGCGCCGGAACTGCGCGCGACGATTCAGGCGACAAGCCTCATGGCCCAGCGCGAGATGGCGGTGGCCGGGCTTGGCCTATGCGTGCTCCCGTTCTTCATGGCACGCGAAAACCCGGCGCTCCGGCCTGTGTTGCCTGACGCGATTCGCCGAGACCGGTCCTATTGGCTCGTGGCGCACGCGGAGACCCGGGAGCTTGCCGCACACAGGGCCGTGATAGACTTCGTTACCCAGCTTGCAACGGGGCCCGCCTGGAACTCCTTTAATGGCGGAAAAGGCAAACCTACGCCTCAGTAA
- a CDS encoding helix-turn-helix domain-containing protein, producing MTQVLFALSDPARLDIVRQLDAGPMEMARCNLQDPSMPKSTKSHLMKVLREAGVIRNEPMGRGRLLTLRREDLDSRFPGLLAAILPSRQKNSI from the coding sequence TTGACACAGGTTCTTTTTGCGCTGAGCGATCCGGCACGACTGGATATCGTGCGCCAGCTGGATGCGGGGCCAATGGAGATGGCGCGCTGCAACCTTCAGGATCCGTCCATGCCGAAATCGACGAAGTCGCATCTCATGAAGGTGTTGCGCGAGGCGGGTGTCATCCGGAATGAGCCGATGGGCCGAGGGAGGCTTCTGACACTGCGGCGCGAGGATCTTGACAGTCGTTTTCCCGGCCTGCTCGCTGCCATTCTTCCCAGTCGGCAGAAAAACTCGATCTAG
- a CDS encoding LLM class flavin-dependent oxidoreductase, which produces MAKANQMKLGLLLNSIGFHIAAWRHPDARPDLASTFAPYANITKTAERGLFDLVFLADSAAVHHAHDFDIMTKMAPFYQMEPTTLLSSLAAVTDKIGLVASITTTYNEPFHIARKMATLDHLSAGRAGWNLITSANQAEAYNFSRDAHVDHAQRYERAEEVATIVRGLWDSWEDDAFLYDKETGQFFQRDKLHLLDHKGPLFSVRGPLNVNRPPQGQPVIAQAGSSEPGKELAAETADIVFTQQLTLENGKEFYADLKGRMAKFGRDRDEIKIMPGVVPFVGRTQEEADENFQKLQSLILPEVGLALLRELLGGVDLSKYPLDGPMPDLTETNAGKGRLKNLTELAKRENMSIRQLYQHAAGSRGHWVLRGTPTHIADVLEHWIKEEAADGFVVIPPYLPGTIDSFVDLVVPELQRRGIYRNAYEGNTLRDHLGLARPRNKFAKA; this is translated from the coding sequence ATGGCCAAGGCAAACCAGATGAAGCTCGGGCTCCTGCTCAACAGCATCGGCTTCCACATCGCCGCTTGGCGCCACCCGGACGCGCGCCCCGATCTCGCTTCCACATTCGCGCCTTACGCGAATATTACGAAAACCGCCGAGCGCGGGCTGTTCGACCTCGTGTTCCTCGCCGACAGCGCCGCCGTTCATCACGCGCATGATTTTGACATCATGACGAAGATGGCTCCTTTCTACCAAATGGAGCCAACGACACTGCTGTCCTCTCTCGCGGCCGTCACCGACAAGATCGGCCTCGTGGCGAGCATCACGACCACGTATAACGAGCCCTTCCATATCGCGCGCAAGATGGCGACACTTGACCATCTCAGCGCCGGGCGCGCGGGCTGGAATCTCATCACCTCCGCGAACCAGGCGGAAGCCTACAACTTCAGCCGCGACGCCCATGTCGACCACGCCCAGCGCTACGAGCGCGCGGAGGAGGTCGCCACCATCGTGCGCGGGCTGTGGGACAGCTGGGAGGACGATGCCTTCCTTTACGACAAGGAAACCGGGCAGTTCTTCCAGCGGGACAAGCTGCATCTGCTCGATCACAAGGGGCCGCTATTCTCGGTCCGCGGTCCACTCAACGTGAACCGCCCGCCACAGGGCCAGCCCGTCATCGCGCAGGCCGGTTCCTCCGAGCCGGGCAAGGAGCTCGCGGCAGAGACTGCCGATATCGTCTTCACGCAGCAGCTCACGCTGGAGAACGGCAAGGAATTCTATGCCGATCTCAAGGGACGGATGGCCAAGTTCGGCCGCGACCGCGACGAGATCAAGATTATGCCGGGCGTGGTGCCCTTCGTTGGCCGCACGCAGGAGGAGGCCGACGAAAACTTCCAGAAGCTGCAATCCCTCATTCTCCCCGAGGTCGGTCTCGCCTTGCTGCGCGAACTTCTCGGCGGCGTGGACCTGTCCAAATATCCTCTCGACGGCCCGATGCCCGACCTCACCGAGACCAATGCCGGCAAGGGCCGCCTGAAGAACCTGACCGAGCTTGCCAAGCGCGAGAACATGTCGATCCGCCAGCTCTACCAACACGCAGCGGGATCGCGCGGCCATTGGGTGCTACGGGGAACGCCAACTCATATCGCTGATGTCCTCGAGCACTGGATCAAGGAAGAGGCAGCCGACGGCTTCGTCGTCATTCCGCCCTATCTTCCCGGAACGATCGACAGCTTCGTCGATCTCGTGGTCCCCGAATTGCAGCGCCGTGGCATCTACCGCAATGCATACGAGGGCAACACGCTGCGAGACCACCTCGGCCTCGCACGCCCACGTAACAAGTTTGCGAAGGCTTGA
- a CDS encoding ABC transporter ATP-binding protein — translation MNQTSLPRIRVSNLVKHYGTGRGAVLALDNVSIEVNAGEKLVLLGPSGCGKTTLLRCVAGLETPDAGEIEIDGKIVFSSARGISVAPEHRPISMVFQSYALWPHMTVFDNVAYPLVNTGVAKAEIKIRVASVLDIVGCGHLAARYPGQLSGGQQQRIALARAIAGNEGTILFDEPLSNIDAKVREQLRVELVALQKRLGFSALYVTHDQTEALALAHRIVVMEVGRIAQVGLPRDIYEAPRSRYVAAFTGATNALEGKVKAVAGNTVVVDTALGPISANTGNVFTVGQAVDLLMRPERLVFNPSANESNRFAMTVDSTMYLGLYLEYALAAGDQRFVLRSTQPSEIADGATVAVGISPAHVGIFPRTQAA, via the coding sequence ATGAACCAAACGAGCCTGCCACGCATCCGCGTGAGCAATCTGGTGAAGCACTACGGCACGGGCCGAGGGGCGGTGCTGGCGCTGGACAATGTGTCGATCGAGGTGAACGCCGGTGAGAAGCTCGTGCTTCTCGGGCCGAGCGGTTGTGGCAAGACGACGTTGCTGCGCTGTGTCGCCGGCCTAGAGACGCCGGACGCCGGCGAGATCGAGATTGACGGCAAGATCGTCTTCTCATCGGCCCGCGGCATATCCGTGGCGCCCGAACATCGCCCGATCAGCATGGTCTTTCAGTCCTACGCGCTGTGGCCGCATATGACGGTGTTCGACAATGTCGCGTATCCGCTCGTAAATACCGGTGTCGCCAAGGCAGAGATCAAAATTCGCGTCGCGTCCGTGCTCGACATCGTGGGTTGCGGCCATCTTGCCGCCCGCTATCCCGGCCAACTCTCCGGAGGGCAACAGCAGCGCATTGCACTTGCTCGCGCAATCGCCGGGAACGAGGGCACCATTCTTTTTGACGAACCCTTGTCCAATATCGACGCTAAAGTTCGCGAGCAGCTTCGTGTGGAACTCGTGGCCTTGCAGAAGCGCCTCGGTTTCAGCGCGCTCTACGTCACCCATGACCAGACCGAGGCCTTGGCACTCGCCCATCGCATCGTCGTTATGGAAGTCGGCCGCATCGCGCAGGTCGGCCTGCCACGGGACATCTATGAAGCGCCGCGTTCGCGCTATGTCGCAGCCTTCACCGGCGCCACTAACGCGCTGGAGGGCAAGGTCAAGGCCGTGGCAGGAAACACCGTCGTCGTCGATACAGCCCTCGGCCCGATCAGCGCCAATACGGGCAACGTCTTTACGGTTGGCCAGGCGGTCGACCTTCTGATGAGGCCGGAGCGGCTCGTCTTCAACCCATCGGCGAACGAGAGCAACCGGTTTGCGATGACGGTCGACAGCACCATGTATCTCGGTCTCTATCTCGAATATGCGCTCGCCGCCGGAGACCAGCGCTTCGTGCTGCGCAGCACGCAGCCGAGCGAGATTGCGGACGGCGCGACCGTTGCGGTCGGCATTTCGCCTGCGCATGTCGGCATTTTCCCGCGCACTCAGGCGGCTTAG
- a CDS encoding MFS transporter — protein MRPTKNSQMRRQHAGFAIMLGGIALMMSSASAPSPFYPVLQSELGFSNAIMTAIFAVYAIALLCTLLVTGALSDHVGRRPVLSVGFLLLALAALLFWRAESVPQLLVARAIQGVACGLLLSTLSATAVDLEPRNRPGAAAVWNSILPFVGLAAGAMASGIVMDFGPAPKAEIFGGLVLLSLIFAGAVWLPPETAPRHEGLWRALRPRLGLPISARAAFWRGAPAIFAGWATAGLYLSLGAPIVAHIFDMPNFIMQASVVTVLSGTGAAACFIAQPYPARQVMLYGTSALAAGTALTMGGIALQSLPLYLVALLIAGTGFGTCFYGAMRTLVPLAAPDERSELFASIFTLSYLAFGVPTVVAGTLLSHFSLRETASGYGAVIVVTAVTAGLWRRFGTTD, from the coding sequence ATGCGTCCCACGAAGAACTCGCAGATGCGCCGGCAGCACGCAGGCTTCGCTATCATGCTCGGCGGCATTGCCCTGATGATGTCCAGCGCCAGCGCTCCATCGCCGTTCTACCCGGTGCTTCAAAGCGAGCTCGGCTTCTCGAACGCCATTATGACAGCCATTTTCGCTGTTTATGCGATCGCGCTGCTTTGCACGCTTCTGGTAACAGGCGCTTTGTCGGACCACGTCGGGCGGCGCCCGGTGCTATCAGTCGGATTCCTGTTGCTAGCGTTAGCGGCGCTTTTGTTCTGGCGCGCCGAGAGTGTCCCTCAGTTGCTTGTCGCGCGAGCCATACAAGGTGTGGCTTGCGGCCTTTTGCTATCGACCCTTTCCGCGACCGCTGTCGATCTTGAGCCTCGAAACCGTCCGGGTGCAGCAGCGGTCTGGAATTCGATCCTGCCGTTCGTGGGCCTGGCGGCCGGCGCCATGGCATCTGGCATCGTGATGGACTTCGGGCCAGCGCCAAAGGCGGAGATATTCGGCGGGCTCGTTCTGTTAAGCCTGATATTTGCAGGCGCCGTTTGGCTCCCTCCAGAGACGGCTCCGCGTCATGAGGGGCTATGGCGGGCGTTGCGTCCTCGCCTCGGGCTGCCGATCTCCGCACGAGCCGCGTTCTGGCGCGGCGCGCCGGCAATCTTCGCAGGCTGGGCGACCGCCGGACTTTATCTGTCGCTGGGCGCCCCAATCGTCGCTCACATCTTCGACATGCCAAACTTTATAATGCAGGCGTCTGTCGTAACGGTTCTATCCGGGACAGGTGCCGCAGCGTGTTTCATTGCCCAGCCCTATCCGGCCCGCCAAGTGATGCTTTATGGCACATCGGCGCTCGCGGCGGGTACGGCTCTGACGATGGGCGGCATCGCATTGCAATCTCTGCCGCTCTATCTCGTGGCTTTGCTAATTGCCGGAACCGGCTTCGGCACCTGTTTCTACGGCGCGATGCGAACACTCGTTCCGCTAGCTGCGCCCGACGAGCGAAGCGAACTCTTCGCATCGATCTTCACCTTGAGCTATCTCGCCTTCGGCGTGCCAACGGTTGTCGCTGGCACGCTCCTGTCGCATTTTAGCCTACGCGAAACGGCTTCAGGCTATGGTGCGGTCATCGTCGTCACGGCCGTTACCGCCGGGCTTTGGCGGAGATTTGGCACGACTGACTAG
- a CDS encoding GMC family oxidoreductase N-terminal domain-containing protein — protein sequence MINAGTFDYVVVGAGTAGCLMANRLSADSKRSVCLLEAGGRDNWIWFHVPVGYLYAIGNPRADWMFTTEAEIGLNGRVLNYPRGKVIGGCSAINAMIYMRGQRQDYDRWRDIGLKGWGWEDVRPLFRRHLDHFLGEGEHHGVNGEWRVEEPRVRWDLLDAFLEAAVEAGIPRTNDFNTGGNEGIAYFHVNQKHGRRWSAARGFLKPVLKRPGLKLETQAHVAQLVVEDGRVTGVDFIQGDERQRVHARAEVILCAGAVGSPQILQLSGIGEAERLRALGIRVIHNAPGVGENLQDHLQLRPIYRVRGIRTLNEDYGSLLRKGAMALEYALFRRGALTMAPSQLGAFTRSSPRYSTPNIQFHIQPLSLDKFGEMPHAFPAFTASVCNLRPTSRGSVRPTSPDPLAKPAIRLNALTTPEDERVAIESLKIVRHIVSMPALQRYHPEEYRPGPAAVTDDDLLEAARQIGTTIFHPVGTAKMGPADDPMAVLDDRLRVRGLSGLRVADASIMPFITSGNTNSPTLMIAEKAAAMIREDNR from the coding sequence ATGATCAATGCGGGAACTTTCGACTATGTCGTTGTCGGGGCCGGTACGGCAGGATGCCTGATGGCCAACAGGTTGTCGGCTGATTCTAAGCGGAGCGTCTGCCTGCTGGAAGCAGGTGGGCGGGACAATTGGATCTGGTTTCACGTTCCAGTCGGCTATCTCTACGCCATCGGAAACCCGCGTGCCGACTGGATGTTCACGACAGAAGCCGAGATCGGGCTTAACGGCCGTGTCCTCAACTATCCCCGCGGCAAGGTGATTGGCGGCTGTTCGGCGATCAACGCCATGATCTACATGCGAGGCCAGCGGCAGGACTACGACCGGTGGCGCGACATCGGCCTCAAGGGTTGGGGCTGGGAGGATGTACGTCCTCTGTTTCGACGCCATCTCGATCACTTCCTCGGCGAGGGCGAGCATCACGGCGTGAACGGTGAGTGGCGCGTCGAGGAGCCGCGCGTCCGCTGGGATCTTCTCGACGCTTTCCTGGAGGCGGCGGTCGAGGCGGGCATTCCCCGGACCAACGACTTCAATACCGGCGGCAATGAGGGTATCGCGTATTTTCACGTCAACCAGAAACATGGCCGCCGTTGGTCGGCTGCTCGGGGGTTCCTGAAGCCGGTGTTGAAACGACCCGGGCTGAAGCTTGAGACACAGGCGCATGTCGCGCAACTTGTCGTGGAGGACGGGCGGGTCACGGGCGTCGACTTCATCCAGGGCGACGAGCGTCAGCGCGTGCACGCCCGCGCAGAAGTTATTCTATGTGCCGGGGCTGTTGGTTCACCGCAGATCTTGCAATTGTCCGGGATTGGTGAGGCCGAACGCCTGCGTGCGCTCGGAATCCGCGTGATCCACAATGCGCCGGGCGTCGGCGAGAACCTGCAAGACCATCTTCAGCTCCGGCCGATCTATCGCGTCAGAGGTATTCGCACGCTGAATGAGGACTATGGCTCCCTGCTGCGCAAAGGAGCGATGGCGCTCGAATACGCCTTGTTTCGACGCGGGGCATTGACGATGGCGCCGTCGCAGCTCGGGGCTTTCACACGATCGTCTCCCCGCTATTCGACCCCCAACATCCAGTTTCATATCCAGCCATTGTCACTCGACAAGTTCGGCGAGATGCCCCACGCATTTCCCGCGTTTACCGCGAGTGTCTGCAACTTGCGCCCAACGAGCCGTGGGAGCGTGCGCCCCACCTCCCCCGACCCCTTGGCCAAGCCTGCGATCCGCCTGAACGCCTTGACGACCCCTGAGGACGAGCGCGTCGCCATCGAGTCACTCAAAATCGTCCGCCACATCGTTTCGATGCCTGCCTTGCAGCGATACCATCCCGAGGAATATCGCCCCGGGCCAGCTGCCGTGACAGACGATGATTTACTCGAGGCTGCCCGGCAAATCGGCACCACAATTTTTCACCCGGTCGGGACAGCCAAGATGGGACCAGCTGACGATCCCATGGCGGTCTTGGACGACAGACTGCGCGTTCGCGGCCTGTCCGGCCTGCGCGTGGCGGATGCCTCGATCATGCCGTTCATCACGAGCGGCAATACCAATTCGCCGACTTTGATGATAGCGGAAAAAG
- a CDS encoding DUF808 domain-containing protein, with translation MSIGLMALLDDIAALAKVAAASLDDVAGQAAKAGSKAAGVVIDDAAVTPRYVTGFSASRELPIIGRITLGSLRNKLLFLLPAALALSLLAPQVIVPLLMLGGLYLCYEGVEKIYGLIAPHAARAHEAEVEPIAIDAQTFEDEKVAGAIRTDFILSAEIMTITLGSVPDAGFVIQALVLAVVGVAITIGVYGVVALIVKADDLGLLLARVSSPSAIGALSRVIGRVLVQGMPYFLKLLGIVGTAAMIWVGGGIILHGFEGYGYGWLSHMLHDAGDDASHLVPSVGPFVSWLVQAAGAGIVGLAIGAATIPALSYCVSPAWRWIKSRVRPPRPV, from the coding sequence ATGAGTATAGGCCTGATGGCCCTTCTCGACGATATTGCCGCGCTGGCCAAGGTTGCGGCAGCATCGCTCGACGATGTGGCCGGCCAGGCCGCGAAGGCGGGGTCGAAGGCTGCCGGCGTTGTCATCGATGACGCTGCGGTGACGCCACGCTACGTCACCGGGTTTTCCGCCTCGCGCGAACTGCCCATCATCGGCCGGATCACGCTGGGCTCTTTGAGGAACAAGCTTCTTTTCCTGCTGCCGGCTGCCCTCGCCTTGAGCCTTCTGGCGCCTCAGGTCATCGTTCCCCTCCTGATGCTCGGGGGGCTCTATCTTTGCTATGAGGGGGTGGAGAAGATCTACGGTCTCATCGCCCCCCATGCCGCCCGTGCCCATGAGGCTGAGGTGGAGCCGATCGCGATCGACGCTCAGACCTTTGAGGACGAGAAGGTCGCGGGGGCAATCCGGACTGACTTCATTCTTTCGGCGGAAATCATGACCATTACTTTGGGCTCTGTCCCCGACGCGGGCTTTGTGATCCAGGCGCTGGTGCTAGCTGTGGTCGGCGTAGCCATTACAATCGGCGTGTACGGCGTGGTTGCGCTGATCGTCAAGGCCGATGACCTAGGCCTCCTGCTTGCCCGCGTGTCTTCGCCTTCAGCGATCGGCGCCCTGTCGCGGGTGATCGGCCGAGTTCTTGTTCAGGGCATGCCATATTTCCTCAAGTTGCTGGGCATTGTCGGGACGGCCGCGATGATATGGGTCGGCGGCGGCATCATTCTTCACGGCTTCGAGGGCTACGGCTATGGTTGGCTGAGCCATATGCTACACGACGCCGGGGATGACGCGTCTCATCTCGTCCCTTCAGTCGGTCCCTTCGTCTCCTGGCTCGTGCAGGCAGCGGGGGCGGGTATAGTCGGTCTCGCGATCGGGGCGGCTACCATTCCGGCACTGAGCTATTGTGTGTCGCCGGCTTGGCGATGGATCAAGTCGCGGGTCCGTCCACCCCGTCCGGTCTAG
- a CDS encoding LysR family transcriptional regulator, producing MQKTTYTGFELSWSDLQFFLVAARSGSAAEAARRLNIDQATVSRRVRRLEAQLGQPLLVRGPQGHALTQAGEALLARAEIIEGDTFAILDHFPTARSLSTQRCGLPGRKASSVLISPRA from the coding sequence ATGCAAAAAACCACATACACCGGCTTTGAACTGTCGTGGAGCGACCTGCAGTTCTTCCTGGTCGCGGCCCGATCCGGGAGCGCCGCCGAGGCCGCTCGCCGGTTGAATATCGACCAGGCCACTGTCAGCCGACGGGTCCGGCGGCTGGAAGCTCAGCTTGGCCAGCCGCTGCTCGTGCGCGGTCCGCAGGGCCATGCGCTCACGCAAGCCGGCGAAGCGCTTCTGGCCAGGGCCGAGATCATTGAGGGCGATACATTCGCGATCCTTGACCATTTTCCGACGGCGAGATCGCTCTCAACGCAACGGTGCGGATTGCCGGGCCGGAAGGCTTCCTCTGTGCTTATCTCGCCCCGCGCCTAG